The Mauremys mutica isolate MM-2020 ecotype Southern chromosome 1, ASM2049712v1, whole genome shotgun sequence genome has a segment encoding these proteins:
- the LOC123373671 gene encoding olfactory receptor 51G2-like translates to MSAVNDTKFHYEVFLLTGIPGKGDIQLWISIIFCLTYAISIVGNSLILFIIKTDLSLHEPMYIFLSMLAITDLGLLIASMPTILGVFLINSREISLNACLAQLFFIHSFTFIESSVLLLMAFDRFIAISNPLKYTSILTLPRIAKIGLVFVLRGVAVILPLPLLLKRFQFCRVNVLSHSFCLHMEVMTMACADITVNNIYGLFITVITVGLDSLLIFLSYVMILKIVLSITSHVEFLKALNTCVSHLCAVLLFYMPEFTLTLMHRFRKSSSPLLQIVLGYIYLLVPPLMNPIVYSVKSKHLRSRIIRVFVK, encoded by the coding sequence atgtcagctgtcaatgacaccaaattcCACTatgaagtgttccttctcacggGGATACCTGGGAAGGGAGACATCCAGCTCTGGATCTCTATCATCTTCTGCTTAACCTATGCTATTTCGATAGTAGGAAATTCactcattctgttcattataaaaacagatctaAGCCTTCATGAGccaatgtacattttcctttccatgttggccatcACAGACCTTGGCTTATTGATAGCTAGCATGCCGACAATACTGGGTGTATTTTTGATTAACTCAAGGGAGATCAGCCTCAATGCCTGTCTTGCCCAGCTGTTCTTTATCCACTCGTTTACATTCATTGAATCCTCTGTGCTCttgttgatggcctttgaccgcttcATCGCAATCAGTAACCCACTGAAATATACGTCCATCTTAACACTGCCGAGAATAGCCAAGATTGGACTGGTGTTTGTGCTAAGAGGGGTGGCCGTAATACTCCCACTCCCCCTTCTGCTGAAAAGGTTCCAGTTCTGTCGAGtcaatgtcctctcccattccttcTGCCTACACATGGAGGTCATGACAATGGCATGTGCAGACATCACAGTCAACAACATCTATGGCTTGTTTATTACAGTTATAACAGTGGGGTTGGACTCGctgctcatcttcctctcttatgtgatgatccTCAAAATAGTGCTGAGCATCACCTCCCACGTGGAGTTCCTCAAGGCCCTGAACACCTgtgtctcccacctctgtgccgtCCTGCTCTTCTACATGCCAGAGTTCACCCTGACTTTGATGCACAGATTCAGGAAGAGCTcttctcccttgcttcagattgTCCTGGGCTACATCTACCTTCTGGTTCCTCCTCTGATGAACCCAATTGTGTACAgcgtgaaaagcaaacaccttcgttCAAGGATCATCAGGGTGTTCGTGAAGTGA